A DNA window from Aestuariispira ectoiniformans contains the following coding sequences:
- a CDS encoding orotate phosphoribosyltransferase, whose amino-acid sequence MAPTPARVTARILIETQSVLFRPEDPFILTSGRASPVYVDCRKLIAFPRARRRLMKMGAALIEERVGFESLDVVAGGETAGIPFSAWIADHLMLPMAYIRKKPKGFGRNARIEGHVKEGDRVLLVEDMTTDGGSKVSFVQGIRDAGAECNDCFVLFEYGIFPEGIQALKDEHSVNLHSLANWWDVLECAREENYFSAEATDQVEAFLKDPKAWSLANGGKEE is encoded by the coding sequence ATGGCGCCGACCCCTGCCCGCGTCACCGCACGCATCCTGATCGAAACCCAGTCCGTGCTGTTTCGTCCGGAAGATCCGTTCATCCTGACCAGCGGTCGCGCCAGCCCCGTCTATGTGGACTGCCGCAAGCTGATCGCCTTCCCGCGCGCACGCCGCCGGTTGATGAAGATGGGCGCCGCCCTGATCGAGGAACGCGTGGGCTTTGAAAGCCTGGACGTGGTTGCCGGTGGCGAGACCGCAGGCATCCCGTTTTCCGCCTGGATCGCAGACCACCTGATGCTGCCCATGGCCTACATCCGCAAAAAGCCGAAAGGCTTTGGCCGCAACGCACGGATCGAAGGCCATGTGAAGGAAGGTGACCGTGTGCTTCTGGTGGAAGACATGACCACCGACGGCGGCTCCAAGGTCAGCTTCGTCCAGGGCATCCGCGATGCCGGGGCAGAATGCAATGACTGCTTCGTGCTGTTCGAATATGGTATCTTCCCGGAAGGCATTCAGGCACTGAAGGACGAGCATAGCGTCAACCTGCATTCGCTCGCCAACTGGTGGGATGTGCTGGAATGCGCGCGCGAGGAAAACTACTTCTCTGCCGAGGCCACCGATCAGGTCGAGGCCTTCCTGAAGGACCCGAAAGCCTGGTCCCTCGCCAATGGCGGCAAGGAAGAGTAA
- a CDS encoding LysE family translocator — protein MSDFSTITLFAAAALVLTATPGPDMLLIASRSVSQGRAAGFLTYAGIAIGTYCHALAAALGLSQLFQTVPIAYEIVRWVGAAYLLYLAFKTIRSGGGDALSPVGGLRRLSGKRVFAEGLMTNILNPKMALFVLALFPQFIRMEDGSMIAQMLVLATVLNGIGFIVNGSVVLLGGHIRRRLAGLSRFPKLPQYLLATVFTGLALRLALGSRT, from the coding sequence ATGTCGGACTTTTCCACCATCACTCTTTTTGCCGCGGCGGCACTGGTCCTTACAGCCACGCCGGGGCCGGATATGTTGCTTATCGCCTCGCGTAGCGTCAGCCAGGGGCGCGCGGCGGGATTTCTGACCTATGCAGGGATCGCCATCGGCACTTATTGTCATGCCCTGGCGGCAGCACTGGGACTGTCCCAATTGTTCCAGACAGTGCCGATCGCCTATGAGATCGTGCGTTGGGTTGGGGCGGCCTATCTGCTCTATCTCGCCTTCAAGACCATTCGCTCAGGCGGCGGAGATGCTTTGTCGCCTGTAGGTGGCTTGAGGCGTCTATCGGGGAAGCGGGTCTTTGCCGAAGGGTTGATGACCAATATCCTTAACCCGAAAATGGCGCTTTTCGTGCTGGCGCTGTTTCCGCAATTCATCCGCATGGAAGACGGGTCGATGATTGCCCAGATGCTTGTTCTGGCAACGGTTCTCAATGGGATCGGGTTTATTGTGAATGGATCGGTTGTCCTGTTGGGCGGTCACATCCGCCGCCGTCTTGCAGGCCTCTCCCGGTTCCCGAAGTTGCCTCAATATCTTCTTGCGACAGTCTTCACCGGGCTGGCTCTTCGTCTCGCGCTGGGCAGCCGGACCTGA
- a CDS encoding DMT family transporter, which translates to MTARVTNPPAAHSGSGLLQSPSLLLVVTGTLIGFNFPLGKIAGTAGVSPTIWAMLVSLGACLALLPVLAFRGHLRLPRGRMLRYAVISGVISYIAPNLLLFTVIPHVGAGYAGLMFALSPVFTLAIATLSGLKAPGRMGIAGIALGLAGAVIVSITRGSAPEAPSFIWIVAALAVPLTLASGNVYRTLDWPKDASPDALAFWSHAFSVLVFLGILLITTGGLPLGELALTPTAVVTQMIVAGMTFPAFFRLQQKGGPVLLSQIGYVAAAVGLIAATALLGESYAAKTWIGAGVIALGIAVAITAQIRGKKQ; encoded by the coding sequence ATGACGGCCCGTGTCACCAATCCACCCGCCGCCCATTCGGGCTCCGGTCTGCTGCAAAGCCCGTCCCTGCTTCTGGTTGTGACCGGCACCCTGATCGGATTTAACTTTCCCCTGGGCAAAATCGCCGGAACGGCTGGTGTCTCTCCCACGATCTGGGCCATGCTCGTATCGTTGGGTGCCTGTCTTGCCCTGCTACCCGTCCTGGCGTTCAGGGGCCACCTGCGCCTGCCGCGGGGCCGGATGCTGCGCTATGCGGTGATCTCCGGTGTCATTTCCTATATCGCGCCCAACCTGCTGTTGTTCACGGTCATCCCCCATGTGGGCGCAGGCTATGCCGGGCTGATGTTCGCATTGTCGCCGGTCTTCACGCTGGCAATCGCAACCCTCAGCGGCCTGAAGGCCCCCGGCAGGATGGGCATCGCCGGGATTGCCCTTGGGCTGGCGGGTGCCGTCATCGTCAGCATCACCCGTGGCTCCGCACCGGAAGCTCCGTCTTTCATCTGGATCGTTGCTGCCTTGGCGGTTCCGCTGACGTTGGCCTCCGGGAATGTCTATCGCACGTTGGACTGGCCGAAAGACGCCTCCCCCGACGCTCTCGCCTTCTGGAGCCACGCCTTCTCTGTCCTGGTTTTCCTAGGCATATTGCTGATAACGACGGGCGGGTTGCCGCTGGGTGAACTCGCGCTTACACCAACAGCGGTGGTTACCCAGATGATCGTCGCAGGTATGACCTTCCCGGCTTTCTTCCGTCTGCAGCAGAAAGGCGGGCCGGTCCTGCTCAGCCAGATCGGCTATGTGGCCGCCGCCGTCGGTCTGATTGCCGCCACCGCCCTGCTCGGCGAAAGCTATGCGGCCAAGACCTGGATCGGTGCCGGCGTGATTGCCCTTGGCATTGCCGTCGCCATAACAGCCCAGATTCGGGGCAAGAAGCAGTAG
- a CDS encoding type VI secretion protein: MSIQSKIILSLLMSLTAISTIVYAGEIEKTLAKCAAMEGSLARLDCYDSLAKKNQLNGPQAQPIEISGLGGWKVSKNKNPIDDTQSVVIFLEAETGRSRWGRPVVFAARCQSNKTEAYINWNDFLGDDSSSVYEEWKYVTIRIGAGDAEEQKWNISTDKRATFAPEWAGSLLKKMASADSFLAQVTPFGESPLTAIFDTRGMSAALMPLAETCGWSIDGSN; this comes from the coding sequence ATGTCAATTCAATCTAAAATTATTCTTTCGTTGTTGATGTCTTTGACTGCGATTTCGACCATCGTTTACGCTGGTGAAATAGAAAAGACGCTTGCGAAATGTGCGGCGATGGAAGGGAGCCTGGCTCGATTGGATTGCTACGACAGTCTAGCTAAAAAAAATCAACTGAATGGTCCGCAAGCACAACCTATAGAGATTTCTGGCTTAGGTGGTTGGAAAGTGAGCAAAAATAAAAATCCTATTGATGACACTCAAAGCGTAGTCATTTTCTTGGAAGCAGAAACTGGGCGATCACGATGGGGGAGGCCCGTTGTGTTTGCCGCTAGGTGCCAATCGAATAAGACTGAGGCATACATTAACTGGAACGATTTTCTTGGGGATGATAGCTCCAGCGTTTACGAGGAATGGAAATATGTCACGATTCGTATTGGAGCGGGGGATGCGGAGGAGCAAAAGTGGAACATCTCGACCGATAAGCGGGCCACATTTGCTCCTGAATGGGCGGGGAGCCTCCTTAAAAAAATGGCTTCTGCGGACAGTTTTCTGGCTCAAGTTACACCGTTTGGTGAGTCTCCATTGACTGCAATATTCGATACTAGAGGGATGTCGGCAGCGCTAATGCCGCTGGCTGAGACCTGTGGTTGGAGCATAGATGGTTCCAATTAG
- a CDS encoding methyl-accepting chemotaxis protein, protein MMKISNLRIAVKLPAIVVALTLVATASTGAIVGYLAQQSLEKSVGEKLTALTGARKVALENYLQSIRADLNLQVTHPFVLQAAKDFEGAWNDLPGDKSADLQRLYIKDNPNPAGEKDKLVATNDGSAYDEIHQKYHPMFRRLLEERGYYDIFLIAPDGNLVYSVYKEQDFATNLLDGPWQQTDLAYAFQAVRDNPASGFDTFYDFKPYAPSNGAAASFIAAPVLNKDGSLAAVLAFQMPIGQINKLMNDAAGMGKTGETYIVGPDNLMRSNSRFSKENSVLKTEVKGKTTERALAGESGVMEITDYRGVEVLSAYTPMNFMNTHWAILGEVDVAEALQPVRDILLAVAVAVCAVTAIGTLIGITFARSITGPLSRMTSAMGSLAKGDLEIRIPATRRQDEIGDMAGSIAVFKDNALEMKRLQQEQEEAELRAEEQKRAAIQAMANNFESRIKGIVLAVSTSSNDLHATSEQLSATAEETSRQSSSASSVSQQTSANVQMVAAAADELLRSISEISRQTSHAASTANKVSLNAQDSESAVNTLLDASQKVSEVVELISEIADQTNLLALNASIESARAGEAGKGFAVVANEVKTLANQTATATEEISTQIAQIQAAVQQAATGIGVVTTGIKEVEEIVAGIASASEEQSAATDEINRNIREAANATEEVTSTASNVMVASEETGKASHSVRDAASKLAEQSKHLSAEVDNFLQEMVA, encoded by the coding sequence ATGATGAAGATTTCGAATTTGCGCATTGCCGTGAAGCTACCGGCAATTGTGGTTGCCCTCACCCTGGTCGCAACGGCATCAACCGGTGCCATCGTCGGCTACCTTGCCCAACAAAGCCTTGAAAAATCCGTCGGCGAGAAACTCACCGCCCTGACCGGCGCGCGGAAAGTCGCACTGGAAAACTACCTGCAATCCATCCGCGCCGACCTGAACCTTCAGGTAACACATCCGTTTGTATTGCAGGCAGCAAAGGACTTCGAAGGTGCCTGGAACGATTTGCCCGGTGACAAGTCGGCCGACCTTCAGCGCCTCTATATTAAGGACAACCCCAATCCTGCCGGAGAAAAGGACAAGCTGGTCGCAACAAACGACGGTTCCGCCTATGACGAGATTCACCAGAAATATCACCCCATGTTCCGGCGCTTGCTGGAGGAACGCGGCTATTACGATATTTTCCTGATCGCCCCGGATGGAAACCTTGTCTACAGCGTCTACAAGGAGCAGGATTTCGCCACAAACCTGCTGGACGGCCCCTGGCAGCAGACGGATCTGGCCTATGCCTTCCAGGCCGTACGCGACAACCCGGCATCCGGTTTTGACACCTTCTATGATTTCAAACCCTACGCGCCCAGCAATGGTGCCGCCGCCAGTTTCATCGCCGCCCCCGTCCTGAACAAGGATGGCTCGCTTGCCGCCGTCCTCGCATTCCAGATGCCGATCGGACAGATCAACAAGTTGATGAACGACGCCGCAGGGATGGGAAAAACCGGCGAAACATATATTGTCGGACCTGACAATTTAATGCGTAGTAACTCCCGTTTCTCAAAAGAAAACAGTGTTTTAAAGACAGAAGTTAAAGGAAAGACAACAGAACGTGCCCTGGCCGGTGAAAGCGGTGTGATGGAAATTACCGACTACCGCGGCGTGGAAGTTCTGTCCGCCTATACGCCCATGAATTTCATGAACACACATTGGGCCATCCTGGGTGAAGTCGACGTGGCGGAAGCGCTGCAGCCCGTCCGTGACATCCTCCTCGCGGTCGCGGTTGCAGTTTGTGCCGTAACGGCCATCGGCACGTTGATCGGCATCACTTTCGCCCGGTCGATCACGGGTCCGTTGAGCCGGATGACCAGCGCCATGGGAAGCCTTGCAAAAGGCGATCTGGAAATCCGCATCCCCGCAACACGTCGGCAGGATGAAATCGGTGACATGGCAGGCTCCATCGCGGTCTTCAAAGACAACGCCCTGGAAATGAAGCGCCTGCAGCAGGAACAGGAGGAGGCAGAGCTTCGGGCCGAAGAGCAAAAACGTGCCGCAATACAGGCAATGGCCAATAATTTTGAAAGCCGGATCAAGGGAATTGTCCTTGCGGTTTCCACATCTTCCAACGACCTGCATGCGACGTCGGAACAGCTTTCCGCCACGGCAGAAGAAACCAGCCGCCAGTCCTCCTCCGCCTCAAGCGTCTCCCAGCAGACCTCCGCCAATGTCCAGATGGTGGCCGCGGCCGCAGACGAACTGCTGCGGTCTATCTCCGAGATCAGCCGCCAGACCAGCCATGCGGCCAGCACCGCCAACAAGGTTTCCCTCAATGCCCAGGACAGCGAGTCGGCGGTGAATACCCTTTTGGATGCCTCGCAAAAGGTCAGTGAGGTCGTAGAACTGATTTCCGAGATTGCGGATCAGACCAACCTTCTCGCCCTGAACGCATCGATTGAATCCGCACGGGCCGGGGAGGCAGGCAAAGGTTTTGCCGTGGTTGCGAACGAAGTCAAGACACTCGCCAACCAGACGGCGACCGCAACGGAAGAGATATCCACCCAGATCGCGCAAATCCAGGCCGCAGTCCAACAAGCCGCTACCGGTATCGGTGTTGTCACAACCGGGATCAAGGAAGTGGAGGAAATTGTTGCGGGCATCGCATCCGCCTCTGAGGAGCAGTCTGCGGCCACCGACGAGATCAACCGCAACATTCGGGAGGCCGCCAACGCCACGGAGGAAGTCACCAGCACCGCCTCCAACGTCATGGTCGCCTCGGAAGAAACCGGCAAGGCCTCCCATTCCGTGCGCGACGCCGCCTCCAAACTGGCGGAACAGTCAAAACATCTGTCGGCTGAGGTCGACAACTTCCTGCAGGAGATGGTGGCCTAG
- a CDS encoding mandelate racemase/muconate lactonizing enzyme family protein: protein MKITRLKYTPFNMPLEVPFHWTGGLYPGGSKVLIEVETDEGIVGYGEAPSVDVLPTLKDMSEALIGMDPIDIAACEMCVVPPWQITANTDDSTATKAFGAIEMALWDIRGKAWDQPLYKLLGGAVRKEIAFTEYFAFRPGREMDEESIADYCVRMKEEHGSTFFEGKLILGDPHLEIRTVKRLREALGEEAMIRLDSNMQWSLQTARMVLRELEPYNISNYEDPVATFEEMAVLRQHSSIPFSTHIPDVKRAAALGAPDNIVTNFPVLGGISRAMRFFGACEAANVGFWCYSGDAGVCTAAYLHVSAAMPWLFQPSQSLFRWQYIDVIEGGPFRQTNNVIPVPEGPGLGISIDRDNLKRMHQDFVDNGPLDHFRNPEDKYRHRRLPLA, encoded by the coding sequence ATGAAGATCACGCGCCTCAAATACACACCCTTCAACATGCCTCTGGAAGTGCCGTTCCACTGGACCGGCGGGCTTTATCCCGGCGGCTCCAAGGTGCTGATCGAAGTGGAAACGGACGAGGGGATCGTGGGCTATGGCGAAGCGCCGTCGGTGGATGTCCTGCCCACCTTGAAGGATATGTCCGAGGCATTGATCGGGATGGACCCGATCGACATTGCCGCCTGCGAGATGTGTGTGGTGCCGCCCTGGCAGATCACGGCCAATACGGATGATTCGACGGCGACCAAGGCTTTCGGTGCAATCGAAATGGCGCTTTGGGACATCCGGGGCAAGGCCTGGGACCAACCGCTATACAAATTGCTGGGCGGGGCGGTACGCAAGGAGATCGCCTTCACCGAATATTTTGCCTTCCGCCCGGGCCGGGAAATGGATGAGGAAAGCATCGCCGATTACTGCGTCCGGATGAAGGAGGAACACGGCTCCACCTTTTTTGAGGGAAAGCTGATCCTGGGTGATCCGCATCTGGAGATTCGAACGGTTAAACGTTTGCGTGAGGCGCTGGGCGAGGAGGCGATGATCCGTCTCGATTCCAACATGCAATGGTCATTGCAGACGGCCCGCATGGTGCTGCGGGAACTGGAACCCTACAATATTTCCAACTATGAGGACCCGGTCGCGACATTCGAGGAAATGGCCGTCCTGCGCCAGCATTCCTCCATTCCCTTCTCCACCCATATCCCTGATGTGAAACGGGCGGCGGCCTTGGGCGCGCCGGATAATATCGTCACCAACTTCCCGGTTCTGGGCGGGATCAGCCGGGCCATGCGTTTCTTCGGGGCCTGCGAGGCGGCCAATGTCGGCTTCTGGTGTTACAGCGGTGATGCGGGCGTTTGTACGGCAGCCTATCTGCACGTCAGTGCGGCGATGCCTTGGTTGTTTCAGCCGTCGCAAAGCCTCTTCCGCTGGCAATATATCGACGTGATCGAAGGTGGTCCCTTCCGGCAGACCAATAACGTGATCCCCGTTCCCGAAGGCCCCGGCCTGGGAATCTCAATCGACCGCGACAACCTCAAACGCATGCATCAGGATTTCGTGGATAATGGCCCTCTGGACCATTTCCGCAACCCGGAGGACAAATACCGGCATCGCCGCCTGCCGCTGGCGTGA
- a CDS encoding LysR substrate-binding domain-containing protein, with the protein MRRLRNTIPSANALFTFEAAARLLSFTKAADELGVSQAAVSYAIKRLEEFLGVSLFNREYRKLSLTEVGERFFHDVTIGMSHIQRSVEDIRRSHKGGYVTLSASTAFANYWLLPRMARFRNEHPNVDIRVLTTDKDVDLAAEGISLGIRRGPDDWMQYSSQYFTHEAVYAACSPDYLKQVGPITGPADLLACRLIHLEEPYRPRLTWEQWLATFGVKGVAVEEGLFMNDYALVIHAALEGEGVAMGWHHLTDDLVAKGQLVKILPDTMETDVGFYVTWPKHWRLSKEAEALRDWLVREGNEEENARKENT; encoded by the coding sequence ATGCGACGATTGCGAAATACCATCCCCTCCGCCAATGCGCTTTTCACCTTTGAAGCCGCCGCCCGCCTGCTCAGCTTTACCAAGGCGGCGGACGAGTTGGGCGTCAGCCAGGCAGCCGTTTCCTATGCCATCAAGCGGCTGGAGGAGTTTCTGGGCGTCTCGCTCTTCAACCGGGAATACCGCAAGCTGTCGCTGACAGAGGTGGGGGAGCGTTTCTTCCATGACGTGACGATCGGCATGAGCCATATCCAGCGCTCGGTCGAGGATATAAGGCGCAGCCATAAGGGTGGCTATGTGACCCTGTCGGCCTCCACCGCCTTTGCCAATTACTGGTTATTGCCGCGCATGGCGCGCTTTCGCAACGAACACCCCAATGTGGATATCCGGGTGCTGACCACGGACAAGGATGTGGACCTGGCGGCGGAAGGTATTTCGCTCGGCATCCGGCGGGGACCGGACGACTGGATGCAGTATTCCTCACAATATTTCACCCATGAAGCGGTCTATGCGGCCTGCAGCCCGGACTATCTGAAGCAGGTCGGCCCGATCACCGGACCGGCGGACCTGTTGGCCTGCCGATTAATCCATCTGGAAGAACCCTACCGTCCGCGCCTCACCTGGGAACAATGGCTGGCGACATTCGGCGTCAAGGGCGTTGCCGTAGAGGAAGGCCTCTTTATGAACGACTATGCGCTGGTCATCCACGCCGCCCTGGAAGGCGAAGGTGTCGCCATGGGCTGGCACCACCTGACCGACGACCTCGTCGCCAAAGGACAGCTCGTCAAAATCCTGCCCGATACCATGGAAACCGATGTAGGCTTTTACGTCACCTGGCCCAAACACTGGCGGTTGAGCAAAGAAGCGGAGGCGTTGAGGGATTGGTTGGTTAGGGAGGGGAATGAGGAAGAAAATGCCCGCAAAGAAAACACCTAA
- a CDS encoding trimethylamine methyltransferase family protein gives MSAVEMESRDQSATGGRRAGRRARKRAEHTVSAAPYVKRNIPVYELLSEESLTRIEATADRILEEVGIEFRGDPEALPLWKAAGADVQGERVRMPRGLPRKIIQDNAPRQFTWHARNPAKSVEIGGDSVVFAPAYGSPFTFDLDDGRRYATIEDFQNFVKLAYVTPHLHVSGGTICEPVDLPVNKRHLDMVYSHFRFSDKAVMGSVTAAERAEDTVSMAKIVFGEEFVDQNCVLASIINVNSPLVLDATMLDALKVYARAGQASIVTPFILGGAMGPVSAAGALAQFLAEAMAGMAYAQLIRPGAPVMMGNFLSSMSMRSGSPTFGTPEPDLALIAAGQLARRLGVPLRGGGSLTAAKLPDAQAFVEGAASMKASVLAGINYVMHCAGWQEGGLVMGYEKFIIDTDICGAMTRFLEGIDCSDDSLAMDAFREVEPGNHFLQCEHTKAHYKTAFYDAFTADNNSFEQWSDAGAKDTARRANDIWRKQLEEYQAPDLDPGIDEALQAFIRQRKDSMPDASF, from the coding sequence ATGTCGGCAGTTGAAATGGAAAGTCGGGATCAATCCGCCACCGGCGGGCGACGGGCGGGGCGGCGCGCGCGAAAGCGGGCGGAACATACGGTATCAGCCGCGCCTTATGTCAAACGCAACATCCCGGTCTACGAGTTGTTGAGCGAGGAAAGCCTGACGCGGATCGAAGCGACCGCCGACCGCATCCTGGAAGAGGTCGGGATCGAGTTTCGCGGCGACCCGGAGGCTCTGCCCCTGTGGAAGGCGGCGGGGGCCGATGTACAGGGGGAACGGGTGCGTATGCCCCGCGGCCTGCCGCGTAAAATCATTCAGGACAACGCGCCGCGGCAGTTTACGTGGCATGCGCGCAATCCGGCAAAATCGGTGGAGATTGGCGGCGATAGTGTGGTCTTCGCCCCGGCCTATGGCTCCCCCTTCACCTTCGATCTGGATGACGGGCGGCGCTATGCCACCATTGAGGATTTCCAGAATTTTGTGAAACTGGCCTATGTCACGCCTCACCTGCATGTCTCCGGCGGCACCATCTGCGAGCCGGTCGACCTGCCGGTCAACAAACGTCATCTGGATATGGTCTACAGCCATTTCCGTTTTTCCGACAAGGCGGTCATGGGCTCCGTCACTGCGGCAGAGCGGGCCGAAGATACGGTCAGTATGGCAAAGATCGTCTTCGGGGAGGAATTCGTCGACCAAAACTGCGTTCTGGCCAGCATCATCAATGTGAATTCGCCGCTGGTGCTGGACGCAACCATGCTGGACGCGTTGAAGGTCTATGCCCGCGCCGGACAGGCCAGCATCGTCACGCCTTTCATTCTGGGCGGGGCCATGGGGCCAGTGAGCGCGGCAGGTGCCTTGGCACAATTCCTGGCCGAAGCCATGGCGGGCATGGCCTATGCGCAACTGATCCGCCCCGGCGCGCCGGTGATGATGGGGAACTTCCTGAGCAGCATGTCCATGCGCTCCGGCTCCCCCACCTTCGGCACGCCGGAACCGGACCTGGCGCTGATCGCGGCAGGGCAATTGGCAAGACGTCTGGGGGTGCCCCTGCGCGGTGGTGGCAGCCTGACCGCGGCCAAACTGCCCGATGCCCAGGCCTTTGTCGAAGGGGCGGCCAGCATGAAGGCCAGCGTCTTGGCGGGTATCAACTATGTCATGCATTGTGCAGGCTGGCAGGAAGGCGGCCTGGTGATGGGCTATGAGAAATTCATCATCGACACCGATATCTGCGGCGCTATGACCCGCTTCCTGGAAGGGATCGACTGTTCCGACGACAGCCTTGCGATGGATGCCTTCCGTGAGGTGGAACCGGGTAACCACTTCCTGCAATGCGAACATACCAAGGCCCACTACAAAACCGCCTTCTATGACGCCTTCACCGCCGACAACAATTCCTTCGAACAATGGTCGGACGCGGGCGCGAAGGATACCGCAAGGCGGGCCAATGATATCTGGCGCAAGCAGTTGGAAGAGTATCAGGCACCGGACCTGGACCCGGGTATTGACGAGGCATTGCAGGCCTTTATCCGCCAGCGGAAGGACAGCATGCCGGACGCCAGCTTCTAA
- a CDS encoding nitroreductase family protein: MSNPRNADHPIESIFLNRWSPRSYDASEMPEADLLRILEAARWAQSCYNIQPWRFLYARRGDAHWEQYVSFLDDFNRAWGQHASSLVLVLSDRIMPGDGDQRPDLPSHYHSFDAGAAATHMALQAAALDYNAHAMAGILFDDIKDQLGVPERFKIEIAVALGRRGEKESLPDFLQEMEAPSPRKPLSEIAFSGSFPAHAIPESEAA, from the coding sequence ATGTCAAACCCGAGAAACGCTGATCACCCGATTGAATCCATCTTCCTGAACCGCTGGTCGCCGCGGTCCTACGACGCCAGCGAGATGCCGGAAGCGGATTTACTGCGTATCCTGGAAGCCGCCCGCTGGGCCCAGTCCTGCTATAATATTCAGCCCTGGCGCTTCCTTTACGCCCGCCGCGGCGACGCCCATTGGGAGCAATATGTCTCCTTCCTGGACGATTTTAACCGCGCCTGGGGCCAGCATGCCTCCAGCCTCGTCCTGGTACTGTCCGACCGGATCATGCCCGGCGATGGGGATCAGCGCCCGGACCTGCCCTCGCATTATCACAGCTTCGATGCCGGGGCTGCCGCCACGCATATGGCCCTTCAGGCAGCCGCCCTGGACTATAACGCCCATGCTATGGCAGGCATCCTCTTCGACGATATCAAGGATCAGTTGGGCGTACCGGAACGTTTCAAGATCGAGATCGCTGTGGCTCTCGGCCGTCGCGGTGAGAAGGAATCCCTGCCGGACTTCCTGCAGGAAATGGAAGCGCCCAGCCCACGCAAGCCGCTGTCGGAAATTGCCTTTTCCGGCAGCTTCCCCGCACATGCCATCCCGGAAAGCGAGGCGGCCTGA
- a CDS encoding MarR family winged helix-turn-helix transcriptional regulator, with protein MSQEGKSVAGTPVVGIEAETLVEQWARERPDLDPTPMGICADLWRAGDRVRAKVNENLARYSLDLPGCDVVFTLRRQGKDVSLSPSHLAKLMMLSSSATTNRLDRLEKKGLIERIADPNDRRALKVRLTAEGLALVEDMVVTHVATEAASLAKLSGAEREQLLALLAKIG; from the coding sequence ATGAGTCAAGAGGGGAAATCCGTTGCCGGAACGCCGGTTGTCGGGATCGAAGCAGAAACCCTGGTGGAACAATGGGCGCGGGAACGCCCGGATCTGGACCCGACCCCGATGGGCATTTGTGCCGATCTCTGGCGGGCAGGCGATCGTGTGCGTGCCAAAGTGAATGAAAACTTGGCGCGTTATAGCCTGGATCTACCGGGGTGTGATGTGGTTTTCACCCTGCGCCGTCAGGGCAAAGACGTCTCTTTGTCACCTTCGCATCTGGCGAAATTGATGATGCTGTCCAGTTCGGCCACAACCAATCGCCTCGACCGCCTGGAAAAAAAGGGACTGATCGAGCGCATCGCCGATCCGAATGACCGGCGCGCCCTGAAAGTACGGCTGACGGCTGAGGGACTGGCGCTTGTGGAGGATATGGTTGTTACCCATGTCGCGACCGAAGCCGCCAGCCTAGCCAAATTAAGCGGCGCGGAACGCGAGCAGCTTTTGGCCCTGTTGGCAAAGATCGGGTAG
- a CDS encoding creatininase family protein has product MRLDLMTSDEVAEYLKTSTGVIMPIGSQEQHGPMGLIGTDAQTAQFIGRHAGDAADILVGPTINVGMAQHHLGFPGSMSLRPTTLIAVIRDYVQSLARNGFTHFYFVNGHGGNITTVQTAFQEIYADASFDGANNGTAIRCRLANWFAMKPVTDLQKELYGDDEGFHATPSEVAVTQYVYPQAVKSMKESPAAPFERWFADASDYRALFPDGRMAAASWLATPEHGKLFVETASAAVVEDYHKFLKAEV; this is encoded by the coding sequence ATGCGGCTCGATCTCATGACCTCCGACGAGGTTGCCGAATATTTGAAAACCAGCACCGGCGTCATCATGCCGATCGGCTCCCAGGAGCAGCATGGCCCCATGGGCCTGATCGGGACGGACGCGCAAACTGCCCAGTTCATCGGCCGTCATGCGGGCGACGCCGCCGATATTCTGGTCGGCCCGACCATTAATGTCGGCATGGCACAGCATCACCTGGGCTTCCCCGGCAGCATGTCGCTGCGCCCGACGACCCTGATCGCGGTTATCCGTGACTATGTGCAATCGCTGGCGCGCAACGGCTTTACCCATTTCTATTTCGTCAATGGCCATGGTGGCAACATCACCACGGTGCAAACCGCCTTCCAGGAAATTTACGCCGACGCCAGTTTCGACGGCGCCAACAACGGCACGGCAATTCGTTGCCGTCTGGCCAACTGGTTCGCCATGAAGCCGGTAACCGACCTGCAGAAGGAACTCTACGGTGACGATGAAGGCTTCCACGCCACCCCGTCGGAAGTGGCCGTAACCCAATATGTCTACCCGCAGGCGGTGAAATCCATGAAGGAAAGCCCCGCCGCGCCGTTTGAGCGCTGGTTCGCCGATGCCAGCGACTATCGTGCGCTCTTCCCCGACGGGCGTATGGCCGCTGCTTCCTGGCTGGCAACGCCGGAACATGGCAAACTGTTTGTGGAAACCGCCAGCGCGGCGGTCGTCGAGGACTATCACAAATTCCTGAAGGCGGAAGTCTAG